The following proteins are co-located in the Pseudomonas fluorescens genome:
- a CDS encoding SdiA-regulated domain-containing protein, whose translation MRRLARPKPAFFIVMLLTLVAAGVVAQHFRLFERGWFNFQTWRHPADERSIGLGDYRVSLQAVVIDGLDDNVSALTYDPVRKSLFTVTNKNAELIELSLDGKILRRIPLVGFGDAEAVEFISDNIYVISDESQQRLIKVHVNDDTQFLDAADAEQMTLGVHIGGNNGFEGLAYDSVGKRLFVAKERDPMLIYEVHGFPHFKPEKTYSVHVINNPKRDAGLFVRDLSSLQYDERSGHLLALSDESFLVLELGLDGRPLSSLSLLNGRHGLEKRVPQAEGIAMDDEGSLYVVSEPNLFYVFKKP comes from the coding sequence ATGCGTCGACTTGCCCGCCCCAAACCCGCGTTCTTTATCGTGATGCTGCTCACTCTGGTCGCCGCCGGAGTGGTCGCACAGCACTTTCGCCTGTTTGAGCGTGGCTGGTTCAATTTCCAGACATGGCGCCATCCTGCCGATGAGCGCTCCATTGGCCTGGGGGATTACCGCGTCAGCCTGCAAGCCGTGGTCATCGACGGTCTCGACGACAACGTCTCGGCCCTTACCTACGACCCGGTGCGCAAAAGCCTGTTTACGGTCACCAATAAAAACGCCGAGCTGATCGAGCTGTCCCTGGACGGCAAGATCCTGCGGCGGATTCCTCTGGTGGGGTTTGGCGATGCGGAGGCGGTGGAGTTCATCAGCGACAACATCTACGTGATCAGCGATGAGAGCCAGCAACGACTGATCAAGGTGCATGTGAATGACGACACCCAATTTCTCGATGCTGCGGATGCTGAGCAGATGACGTTGGGCGTGCACATCGGTGGTAACAACGGCTTCGAGGGCCTGGCGTACGACTCGGTGGGCAAGCGCCTGTTTGTGGCCAAGGAACGCGACCCGATGCTGATTTACGAGGTTCACGGGTTTCCCCATTTCAAACCGGAAAAAACCTACTCCGTGCACGTGATCAACAACCCCAAGCGCGATGCCGGGCTGTTTGTGCGCGACCTCTCGAGCCTGCAATACGACGAGCGCAGCGGCCACCTGCTGGCGCTGTCGGATGAATCGTTCCTGGTGCTGGAGCTGGGCCTTGATGGTCGCCCGTTGAGCAGTCTTTCTTTGCTCAACGGGCGCCATGGCCTTGAAAAGCGTGTGCCGCAGGCCGAAGGGATCGCCATGGATGACGAAGGCTCGTTGTATGTGGTCAGCGAGCCGAACCTGTTCTACGTGTTCAAAAAGCCCTGA
- a CDS encoding SdiA-regulated domain-containing protein encodes MAVLLPSVKSKPRSRFALRWYSWLFLVAVIVYGVAWAMHWDDRGVLWVAERFETPAERQASVWLPDYRAVIDAKLLPGMEKDEASDVSYNPQTKTLFSVMGKNPFLVELSLQGDVLRKMPLNGWNNPEGVTVMENGQMAIVDERMHTLTVVSVDASTQQLNFADFKTYDLGPSKDQNKAFEGVTWDKRNQHIVLGEERPPALFTWKSDGSTLTGDKQKIASTALDVRNISALAVDPRTGHLLVLSADSHLLLELDEKGEQVSFITLLGGFNGLKHTIPRAEGVTMDENGTLYMVSEPNLFYRFEKQK; translated from the coding sequence ATGGCCGTGCTCTTGCCTTCCGTTAAATCCAAACCCCGTTCACGTTTTGCCCTGCGCTGGTATTCCTGGCTGTTCCTGGTCGCGGTAATTGTGTATGGCGTTGCCTGGGCGATGCATTGGGATGATCGCGGCGTATTGTGGGTGGCGGAGCGTTTTGAAACGCCGGCTGAGCGACAAGCGAGCGTGTGGCTGCCGGATTACCGTGCGGTTATCGACGCCAAATTGCTGCCCGGTATGGAGAAGGACGAGGCTTCGGACGTTTCCTATAACCCGCAGACCAAAACCCTGTTTTCTGTGATGGGCAAAAACCCGTTCCTCGTGGAGCTGAGCCTGCAAGGCGACGTGCTGCGCAAAATGCCGCTCAACGGCTGGAATAACCCGGAAGGTGTGACAGTCATGGAGAACGGCCAGATGGCCATTGTCGATGAACGCATGCACACCCTGACCGTGGTCAGCGTTGACGCCAGCACCCAGCAACTGAATTTCGCGGACTTCAAGACTTACGACCTGGGCCCGTCCAAGGATCAGAACAAAGCCTTTGAAGGCGTGACCTGGGACAAACGCAACCAGCACATCGTACTCGGCGAAGAGCGCCCGCCGGCGCTGTTCACCTGGAAAAGCGATGGCAGCACGCTGACCGGCGACAAGCAAAAGATCGCCAGCACCGCGCTGGACGTGCGCAACATCTCGGCCCTGGCCGTCGACCCGCGTACCGGGCACTTGCTGGTGTTGTCGGCCGACTCCCACCTGCTGCTGGAGTTGGATGAGAAGGGCGAGCAAGTCAGCTTCATCACCCTGCTTGGCGGCTTCAATGGTCTCAAGCACACCATTCCCCGGGCGGAAGGCGTGACCATGGACGAGAACGGCACGTTGTATATGGTCAGTGAGCCGAACCTGTTCTATCGCTTCGAAAAACAGAAATAA
- a CDS encoding DUF2269 family protein: MSAYLLLKTLHILSSTILFGLGAGSAYYALRAWRSGKVEVIAVTFKHLVFADWAFTATTAVFQPLSGVGLMHLAGWSMQQSWLQWTIGLYCLAGICWLPVVWLQIRVHTMAEQALREGTAMPIKATTYMRWWFGLGWPAFLAFVAIFYLMVAKPM, from the coding sequence ATGAGCGCTTACCTGCTGCTGAAAACCCTGCATATCCTGTCGTCGACCATTCTGTTCGGGTTGGGTGCGGGCTCGGCTTACTACGCCTTGCGCGCCTGGCGCAGCGGCAAGGTTGAAGTGATCGCCGTGACCTTCAAACACCTGGTGTTCGCCGACTGGGCGTTTACCGCGACCACGGCGGTGTTCCAGCCCTTGAGCGGAGTCGGCTTGATGCACTTGGCGGGTTGGTCGATGCAGCAAAGCTGGCTGCAATGGACCATCGGCCTGTATTGCCTGGCCGGGATCTGTTGGCTACCGGTGGTGTGGTTACAGATTCGTGTGCACACGATGGCCGAGCAGGCGTTGCGCGAGGGCACGGCGATGCCGATCAAGGCGACAACCTATATGCGCTGGTGGTTTGGTCTGGGCTGGCCGGCGTTTCTGGCGTTTGTGGCGATTTTCTATTTGATGGTGGCGAAGCCGATGTAA
- a CDS encoding FAD-binding oxidoreductase has product MTHPALIDELKTLVEPGKVLTDADSLEAYGKDWTKHFAPAPSAIVFPKTIEQVQAIVRWANEHKVALVPSGGRTGLSAAAVAANGEVVVSFDYMNQILDVNLTDRTARCQPGVVTKQLQNVAEEKGLYYPVDFASSGSSQIGGNIGTNAGGIKVIRYGMTRNWVAGMKVVTGKGDVLELNRDLIKNATGYDMRQLFIGAEGTLGFVVEATMRLDRAPKNLTAMVLGTTDFDSIMPVLHAFQSKLDLTAFEFFSDKALAKVMGRGDVPAPFETECPFYALLEFEATTEEVANHALETFEHCVEQGWVLDGVMSQSETQLHNLWKLREYISETISHWTPYKNDISVTVSKVPAFLKEIDAIVGEHYPDFEIVWFGHIGDGNLHLNILKPENLSKDEFFAKCATVNKWVFETVEKYNGSISAEHGVGMTKRDYLTYSRSPVEIEYMKAVKAVFDPNGIMNPGKIFAV; this is encoded by the coding sequence ATGACCCATCCTGCCCTGATTGATGAGCTAAAGACCCTGGTTGAGCCCGGCAAAGTGCTGACCGATGCAGACTCCCTGGAGGCTTACGGCAAGGATTGGACCAAGCACTTCGCACCTGCACCGTCTGCCATCGTCTTTCCCAAGACCATCGAACAGGTGCAAGCCATCGTCCGTTGGGCCAATGAACACAAGGTGGCGCTGGTGCCATCCGGTGGTCGTACCGGCTTGTCGGCTGCTGCCGTTGCGGCCAATGGCGAGGTGGTGGTGTCGTTCGACTACATGAACCAGATCCTCGACGTGAACCTCACCGACCGCACCGCCAGGTGCCAGCCGGGCGTGGTCACCAAGCAATTGCAGAACGTCGCCGAAGAAAAAGGCCTGTACTACCCGGTGGACTTCGCTTCGTCCGGTTCGAGCCAGATTGGCGGCAACATCGGCACCAATGCCGGCGGGATTAAAGTGATCCGCTACGGCATGACCCGCAACTGGGTCGCCGGCATGAAAGTCGTCACCGGCAAAGGTGACGTACTGGAGCTGAACCGCGACCTGATCAAGAACGCCACCGGTTATGACATGCGCCAGCTGTTTATCGGTGCCGAAGGTACGTTGGGTTTTGTGGTGGAAGCCACCATGCGCCTGGACCGGGCGCCGAAAAACCTCACTGCCATGGTGCTTGGCACCACTGACTTCGACTCGATCATGCCGGTGCTGCACGCGTTCCAGAGCAAGCTGGACCTGACCGCCTTCGAATTCTTCTCCGACAAGGCCCTGGCCAAAGTCATGGGCCGTGGCGACGTACCGGCACCGTTCGAAACCGAATGCCCGTTCTACGCGCTGCTGGAATTCGAAGCCACCACCGAAGAAGTCGCCAACCACGCCCTGGAAACCTTCGAGCACTGCGTTGAGCAGGGCTGGGTGCTGGACGGCGTGATGAGCCAGAGCGAAACCCAACTGCACAACCTGTGGAAACTGCGCGAGTACATCTCCGAGACTATTTCCCACTGGACGCCCTACAAGAACGACATCTCCGTGACCGTTTCCAAAGTCCCGGCGTTCTTGAAGGAAATTGACGCGATCGTCGGTGAGCATTACCCGGACTTCGAAATTGTCTGGTTCGGCCACATCGGCGACGGCAACCTGCACCTGAACATCCTCAAGCCGGAAAACCTGAGCAAGGACGAGTTCTTCGCCAAGTGCGCCACCGTCAACAAGTGGGTGTTCGAGACCGTCGAGAAGTACAACGGCTCGATCTCCGCCGAACACGGCGTGGGCATGACCAAGCGCGATTACCTGACCTACAGCCGCTCGCCGGTTGAAATTGAATACATGAAGGCAGTCAAAGCGGTGTTCGACCCTAACGGGATCATGAACCCTGGCAAGATCTTCGCTGTTTAA
- the rpiA gene encoding ribose-5-phosphate isomerase RpiA, whose amino-acid sequence MTQDQLKQAVAQAAVDLILPKLDDKSIVGVGTGSTANCFIDALAQHKGAFDGTVASSEATAARLKGHGIPVYELNTVSDLEFYVDGADESDEHLNLIKGGGAALTREKIVAAVAKTFICIADASKLVPVLGAFPLPVEVIPMARSHVARELVKLGGDPVYREGVLTDNGNIIIDVYNMQITNPVELETQINAIVGVVTNGLFAARPADVLLLGTPEGVKTLKA is encoded by the coding sequence ATGACCCAGGATCAACTCAAACAGGCAGTGGCCCAGGCCGCCGTCGATTTAATCCTTCCTAAACTCGACGACAAAAGCATCGTCGGTGTCGGCACCGGCTCCACCGCCAACTGCTTTATCGATGCACTGGCCCAGCACAAGGGCGCGTTCGACGGCACCGTGGCCAGCTCCGAAGCCACCGCCGCGCGCCTCAAGGGCCATGGCATTCCGGTGTACGAGCTCAACACCGTGAGCGACCTGGAGTTCTACGTAGACGGCGCCGATGAAAGCGACGAACACCTGAACCTGATCAAAGGCGGCGGCGCCGCCCTGACCCGCGAGAAGATCGTCGCGGCCGTGGCCAAGACCTTTATCTGCATCGCCGACGCCAGCAAGCTGGTGCCGGTACTCGGTGCGTTCCCGCTGCCGGTCGAAGTCATCCCGATGGCCCGCAGCCACGTGGCCCGTGAACTGGTGAAACTGGGCGGCGACCCGGTGTACCGCGAAGGCGTGTTGACCGACAACGGCAACATCATCATCGACGTGTACAACATGCAGATCACCAACCCGGTGGAACTGGAAACCCAGATCAATGCGATCGTCGGCGTGGTCACCAACGGTTTGTTCGCCGCGCGCCCGGCGGATGTGCTGCTGCTGGGTACGCCTGAAGGCGTGAAAACCCTTAAGGCCTGA
- a CDS encoding autotransporter domain-containing protein, which translates to MIKPLALAISVVGTLLSTQTQAYDYGQHANTTLEKLINDYPGRYRGTANFAGAADWMQSQMGSAYNLSRQNFTWNNGTRASQNVVAYAAGTKPQYVVIGAHFDTYFGRPTLQGLDDNGSGASVLTEVARNLGGLPLENGLQVVGFGAEEEGLRGSKAFVDSLSASQRANMLAMINLDSLITGDMMYAHAGQNSTANPALASLREHTLQIAKELNIPLFTNPGLDPQYPKGTGCCSDGEPFEPLKIPILYIEATNWELGDLDGYTQTNNPKIPGGSTWHDPAEDNKAVLTNAFGQERIDQRLRDYSRLLSRLVLELTNADLLASTTSGGAVARNLQDNLQRQHQAMVRLHDRRWLTLQAASREVGSVDGEIGVDGEYTPDSGFDSPLNRDTRRLGVHALGDYQLTSSLNIGASLSYLNGRDTLEQRGKLDSDTWQAAAYALLNDGGPSWLAGDLSVGHTRFDSKRNLLIQANGGPVLLDQHLTGNTDALSLGARVLGGYDFDFGAIKSGPFAGLDYSHSRIDKFHEKQNLRTALEYEQQSFDSLEASLGWRVRGAVALPYGMSLLPYGDIAWVNELADGRLEDLQLTARADGQARTANLGSVDKRFGRAQVGSQLAITPQLGVYAEVNSRLGHTEGSQTGYSLGVQWMF; encoded by the coding sequence GTGATAAAGCCTCTTGCCCTCGCTATCAGCGTTGTCGGCACTCTGCTGTCGACGCAAACCCAGGCCTACGATTACGGCCAGCACGCCAATACCACCCTGGAAAAGCTGATCAACGACTACCCCGGCCGTTATCGCGGCACGGCCAATTTCGCCGGCGCGGCAGATTGGATGCAAAGCCAGATGGGTTCGGCCTACAACCTCAGTCGCCAGAACTTCACCTGGAACAACGGCACTCGCGCTTCGCAAAACGTGGTGGCCTATGCTGCAGGCACTAAACCGCAGTACGTGGTGATTGGCGCGCACTTCGACACCTACTTCGGCCGCCCCACCCTGCAAGGCCTGGACGATAACGGCTCCGGCGCCAGCGTGCTGACCGAAGTGGCCAGGAACCTCGGCGGCCTGCCGCTGGAGAACGGCTTGCAGGTCGTCGGCTTCGGCGCCGAAGAAGAAGGCCTGCGCGGCTCCAAGGCCTTCGTCGACTCACTGAGCGCCAGCCAACGCGCGAACATGCTGGCGATGATCAACCTCGACAGCCTGATCACCGGCGACATGATGTACGCCCACGCCGGCCAGAACAGCACGGCCAACCCCGCCCTGGCGTCGCTGCGCGAGCACACCTTGCAAATCGCCAAGGAGCTGAACATCCCGCTGTTCACCAACCCGGGCCTGGACCCGCAGTACCCCAAGGGCACCGGCTGCTGCAGTGATGGCGAGCCGTTCGAACCGCTGAAGATCCCGATTCTGTATATCGAAGCCACCAACTGGGAGCTGGGCGATCTGGACGGTTACACCCAAACCAATAACCCAAAAATTCCCGGCGGCTCCACCTGGCACGACCCGGCAGAAGACAACAAGGCCGTGCTGACCAATGCCTTTGGCCAGGAACGCATCGACCAGCGCCTGCGCGACTATTCACGCCTGCTCAGCCGCCTGGTGCTGGAGCTGACCAACGCCGACTTGCTGGCCTCCACCACGTCGGGCGGCGCCGTTGCGCGCAACCTGCAGGACAACCTGCAACGCCAGCATCAGGCTATGGTGCGTCTGCATGATCGCCGTTGGTTGACCTTACAAGCGGCCAGCCGCGAGGTCGGAAGCGTAGACGGCGAAATCGGCGTGGACGGCGAATACACCCCGGACAGCGGCTTCGACAGCCCGCTCAACCGTGACACCCGACGCCTGGGCGTACACGCCTTGGGCGACTATCAGCTCACCTCCAGCCTGAATATCGGCGCCAGCCTCAGTTACCTCAATGGCCGCGACACGCTGGAGCAGCGCGGCAAACTGGACAGCGACACCTGGCAGGCCGCGGCCTATGCCTTGCTCAACGATGGCGGGCCAAGCTGGCTGGCCGGCGACCTGAGCGTCGGCCACACGCGTTTTGATTCCAAGCGTAACCTGCTGATCCAGGCCAATGGCGGCCCGGTGCTGCTCGACCAGCACCTGACCGGCAACACCGACGCCTTGTCGTTGGGCGCGCGCGTATTGGGCGGTTATGACTTTGATTTCGGTGCGATCAAGAGCGGGCCATTTGCCGGCCTGGATTACAGCCACTCGCGCATTGATAAATTCCACGAAAAACAGAACCTGCGCACGGCGCTGGAATACGAACAACAGTCTTTCGACTCCCTGGAAGCCAGCCTCGGTTGGCGCGTGCGCGGTGCCGTTGCCCTGCCCTATGGCATGAGCCTGCTGCCTTACGGCGACATCGCCTGGGTCAACGAATTGGCTGACGGCCGCCTCGAAGACCTGCAATTGACCGCCCGCGCCGACGGCCAGGCGCGCACCGCCAACCTTGGTTCAGTGGACAAGCGCTTTGGCCGCGCCCAGGTCGGCAGCCAGTTGGCGATTACCCCGCAACTGGGTGTGTATGCCGAAGTGAACAGCCGCCTTGGGCATACGGAAGGCAGCCAGACCGGCTATTCATTGGGCGTGCAATGGATGTTTTGA
- a CDS encoding DUF2269 family protein produces the protein METLTTLKVIHITATVLLLLSGLGLAVLAWRKRSAGPAVTVQRPWVFVWLLMGISLVSMPFTGWWLVHLVGWPLGQTWILGSSLLYTVAALAWFWLVARLNRLRKGEGGNLNFTLVLAVVSLVGFVAIAGLMGAKPV, from the coding sequence ATGGAAACGCTGACCACCCTCAAGGTTATTCACATCACCGCCACCGTGTTGCTGCTGCTCAGCGGCCTCGGCCTGGCGGTCCTGGCCTGGCGCAAACGCAGCGCCGGCCCGGCCGTCACCGTGCAACGCCCATGGGTGTTCGTGTGGTTGTTGATGGGGATAAGCCTTGTCAGCATGCCGTTCACCGGCTGGTGGCTGGTGCACTTGGTCGGCTGGCCGCTGGGGCAAACCTGGATTCTGGGCTCCAGCCTCCTCTATACCGTGGCCGCGCTGGCCTGGTTCTGGCTGGTGGCACGGCTTAATCGCCTGCGCAAAGGCGAAGGCGGCAACCTGAATTTCACCCTGGTGCTGGCGGTGGTCAGCCTGGTGGGGTTTGTGGCGATTGCCGGCTTGATGGGCGCCAAACCGGTCTAA
- the ilvA gene encoding threonine ammonia-lyase, biosynthetic — protein sequence MLEQYVKKILTSRVYDVAVETPLQTARQLSERLGNKVWLKREDLQPVFSFKIRGAYNKLTQLSAEERARGVVTASAGNHAQGLALAAKVLGVKATIVMPKTTPEIKVEGVRSRGGKVVLHGDSFPEALAYSLKLVDEKGYVYIHPYDDPHTIAGQGTVAMEILRQHPGPLDAIFVPVGGGGLIAGIAAYVKYLRPEIKIIGVEPDDSNCLQAAMAAGERVILPTVGIFADGVAVAQIGQHTFDICKDYVDEVITVSTDEICAAIKDIYDDTRSITEPAGALGVAGIKKYVETRGVTGQTLVAIDSGANVNFDRLRHVAERAELGEGREAIIAVTIPEKPGSFKAFCEAVGKRQITEFNYRYHSGREAHIFVGVQTHPENDPRSALIASLTSQGFPVLDLTENELAKLHIRHMVGGHAAKVSDELVFRFEFPERPGALFNFLNKLGGRWNISMFHYRNHGAADGRVVAGLQVPADERHLVPAALAQIGYPYWDESENPAYQLFLG from the coding sequence ATGCTTGAACAGTACGTCAAAAAGATCCTCACCTCGCGCGTTTATGACGTTGCCGTAGAAACCCCATTGCAGACCGCTCGCCAGCTCTCCGAGCGGCTGGGCAACAAGGTCTGGCTCAAGCGTGAAGACTTGCAGCCGGTGTTCTCGTTCAAGATTCGCGGCGCCTACAACAAGCTGACCCAACTGAGCGCCGAAGAACGCGCGCGCGGTGTGGTCACGGCTTCTGCGGGCAACCACGCCCAGGGCCTGGCCCTGGCGGCCAAGGTGCTGGGGGTCAAGGCCACCATCGTGATGCCCAAGACCACGCCGGAGATCAAGGTCGAAGGCGTGCGCTCGCGTGGCGGCAAAGTGGTGCTGCACGGTGATTCCTTCCCGGAAGCCCTGGCCTACTCGCTGAAGCTGGTCGACGAAAAAGGCTACGTTTACATTCACCCCTACGATGATCCGCACACCATTGCCGGGCAGGGCACCGTGGCGATGGAAATCCTGCGCCAGCACCCGGGGCCTCTGGACGCGATTTTTGTGCCGGTCGGCGGCGGCGGGCTGATCGCGGGTATCGCGGCGTACGTGAAATACCTGCGCCCGGAGATCAAGATCATCGGCGTCGAGCCGGACGATTCCAACTGCCTGCAAGCCGCGATGGCCGCGGGTGAGCGCGTGATCTTGCCGACCGTCGGCATTTTTGCCGATGGCGTGGCGGTGGCACAGATCGGCCAGCACACGTTCGACATCTGCAAAGACTATGTGGATGAAGTGATTACCGTCAGCACCGATGAAATCTGCGCGGCGATCAAGGACATCTACGACGACACCCGCTCCATCACCGAGCCGGCGGGCGCATTGGGTGTGGCGGGGATCAAGAAATACGTGGAGACCCGTGGCGTGACCGGGCAAACCCTGGTGGCCATCGACTCCGGCGCCAACGTCAACTTCGACCGCCTGCGTCACGTCGCCGAGCGCGCCGAGCTGGGTGAAGGCCGCGAGGCCATCATCGCCGTGACCATCCCCGAGAAGCCGGGCAGCTTCAAGGCGTTCTGCGAAGCAGTGGGCAAGCGCCAGATCACCGAATTCAACTACCGCTACCACTCCGGGCGTGAGGCGCACATCTTCGTCGGCGTGCAGACGCACCCCGAAAACGACCCGCGCAGCGCGCTGATCGCCAGCCTTACCAGCCAGGGCTTCCCGGTACTGGACCTTACCGAGAACGAACTGGCCAAGTTGCACATCCGCCATATGGTGGGTGGCCACGCGGCTAAAGTCAGCGATGAGCTGGTGTTTCGTTTCGAGTTCCCGGAGCGCCCGGGCGCACTGTTCAACTTCCTTAACAAATTGGGCGGGCGCTGGAACATCTCGATGTTCCACTATCGCAACCACGGCGCGGCCGACGGACGTGTGGTCGCGGGCCTGCAAGTACCGGCAGACGAGCGTCACCTGGTGCCGGCCGCGTTGGCACAAATCGGCTACCCGTATTGGGATGAAAGCGAAAACCCGGCCTACCAGCTGTTCCTCGGTTGA
- a CDS encoding fumarylacetoacetate hydrolase family protein, giving the protein MSYQHKYIDGTNIHFPLGKVVCIGRNYAEHAKELDNPVPTEPLLFIKPGSCVVALEGGFAIPTERGSVHYEAEIAVLIGKPLSAKPSREEVLDAISGFAPALDLTLRDKQAELKAKGLPWEIAKSFDGAAVIAPFVVSSTFADVTDIGIRLTINGEVRQDGNSAQMLNPIIPMIQHMAGCFSLQAGDVILTGTPAGVGPLNVGDELVLELAGVSRFESSVR; this is encoded by the coding sequence ATGAGCTACCAGCACAAGTACATCGACGGCACCAACATCCACTTTCCCCTGGGTAAAGTGGTGTGCATCGGGCGTAACTACGCCGAACATGCCAAGGAACTGGACAACCCGGTCCCGACCGAGCCCCTGCTGTTCATCAAGCCGGGCAGTTGCGTGGTAGCACTGGAAGGTGGTTTTGCCATCCCTACCGAGCGCGGCTCGGTGCACTACGAAGCGGAAATCGCGGTACTGATCGGCAAACCGTTGTCGGCCAAGCCGAGCCGTGAAGAAGTGCTGGACGCCATCTCCGGCTTCGCCCCGGCGCTGGATTTGACCCTGCGCGACAAGCAGGCCGAATTGAAAGCCAAAGGCCTGCCGTGGGAAATCGCCAAGTCGTTCGACGGCGCGGCGGTGATCGCACCGTTTGTGGTGAGCAGCACCTTTGCGGACGTGACCGACATCGGCATTCGCCTGACCATCAACGGCGAAGTGCGCCAGGACGGCAACAGCGCGCAGATGCTCAACCCGATCATCCCGATGATCCAGCACATGGCCGGCTGCTTCTCGCTGCAGGCGGGTGACGTGATTCTCACCGGCACCCCGGCCGGTGTGGGCCCGTTGAATGTGGGCGATGAGCTGGTGTTGGAGCTGGCGGGCGTGAGCCGCTTCGAAAGCAGCGTTCGCTAA
- a CDS encoding SDR family oxidoreductase, with translation MNILLVGATGFVGGHLLRALQQAGHRVIATCREPRSQNWPGVEWRSLDLSRLAIDPECFVFPDSVDLLINAAGLLSVDAAQLSRVQDQGARVLFDLAARHGARVLQISALGASAHSDVPFLASKGSADDYLLGLGKACVVLRPSLVVGAGGASSAWLAGLSPWPLIPLLNLKAHLQPVHIDDVVGAVLALLRQWPAESMVLPLVGPEPMPLSKVIDHLRAAQGWGAGRYRQVPLLGLGGWLGDHLGWRALNRQSIALAQQDNVADPEVLASVCGYTAAPLATRLRDWPTATVSSQRTVRPLMLAVMVLIWLGTAVVCVGPGYDWGLRILAEAGVQGAWATLAVIAGAVCDGLLGLGLLVARWRRQTLILQLLLMAGYTVVISIILPHYWFDPYAAVAKNLVLMVATLWLLWTEPRR, from the coding sequence ATGAATATTCTTTTGGTCGGCGCCACAGGGTTTGTAGGCGGCCACCTGTTGCGTGCCTTGCAGCAAGCGGGGCACCGCGTGATCGCTACGTGTCGCGAGCCTCGAAGTCAGAACTGGCCAGGGGTAGAGTGGCGGTCACTGGATTTGAGCCGGTTGGCGATCGACCCCGAGTGCTTTGTTTTTCCTGACTCTGTTGATTTATTGATCAATGCGGCGGGCCTGCTGAGCGTGGATGCGGCGCAGTTGAGCCGTGTCCAGGATCAGGGCGCCCGCGTGCTGTTTGATCTGGCGGCCCGGCACGGTGCGCGGGTGTTGCAGATTTCTGCCCTGGGGGCTTCGGCGCACTCCGACGTGCCATTCCTGGCCAGCAAAGGCTCGGCGGATGATTACTTGCTCGGCCTGGGCAAAGCGTGCGTGGTGCTGCGGCCTTCATTGGTGGTGGGTGCTGGCGGTGCCAGCAGTGCGTGGTTGGCCGGGCTTTCGCCTTGGCCGTTGATTCCGTTGCTGAACCTCAAGGCCCACCTGCAACCCGTGCATATCGACGACGTGGTCGGTGCGGTACTGGCGCTGTTGCGGCAGTGGCCGGCCGAATCAATGGTGCTGCCGTTGGTGGGCCCTGAGCCGATGCCACTGTCCAAGGTCATTGACCACCTGCGTGCCGCTCAAGGCTGGGGCGCGGGCCGCTACCGGCAAGTGCCGTTGCTGGGGTTGGGCGGTTGGCTGGGAGACCACTTGGGTTGGCGGGCGTTGAATCGACAAAGTATCGCACTGGCGCAACAGGACAATGTGGCCGACCCCGAGGTGCTGGCTTCGGTGTGCGGCTATACGGCCGCACCGCTGGCCACGCGGCTGCGGGATTGGCCGACGGCAACAGTGAGTAGCCAACGCACTGTCCGCCCGCTGATGCTGGCGGTGATGGTGCTGATCTGGCTGGGCACCGCAGTGGTCTGCGTCGGCCCGGGTTATGACTGGGGCCTGCGCATCCTGGCCGAAGCGGGCGTGCAAGGCGCTTGGGCGACGCTGGCGGTGATCGCCGGGGCCGTGTGTGATGGCCTGTTGGGCTTGGGGCTGCTGGTCGCGCGTTGGCGCAGGCAGACCCTGATCCTGCAACTGCTGCTGATGGCCGGTTATACCGTGGTTATCAGCATAATCCTGCCCCATTACTGGTTTGATCCCTACGCGGCGGTCGCCAAAAACCTGGTACTCATGGTGGCTACTCTTTGGCTTCTTTGGACTGAACCCCGGCGATGA